CATCCAGATAAAGCGTCAGATCGGGGGCGAAATCGCCGAGCACCGCCTGACGCAGTGTCGCCAGCAGCTGTCGGTCGATACCGCGCCCGCCGCCCTGATAGGCCTGCGTTGAGAGGTCATGACGATCGCCGATCACCCATTCGCCACGCGCAAGCGCAGGCTTAATGACCGTTTCCACCAGTTGTACGCGCGCCGCGTAAAACAGCAGCACTTCCGCGTTATCGGTAATCACTTCATCGCCGACCGATTTAATATCCAGCACCAGGCTGCGTAGTTTTTCCGCCAGCACCGTGCCGCCCGGCTCGCGGGTAAACGTCATGTCGGTCACGCCAAGCGATTTCAGCGTCTCCACCACCAGATTGCGCGCTGTGGTTTTCCCCGCGCCCTCCAGGCCTTCAATAACAATATATTTACTGCTCATTTTTATCCTTAAGCGCCTTGAGATAATCCTGCACCGCACGATTATGGCTGGCGAGATTCGTGGTAAACGTGTGGCCACCCTTGCCGTCCGCCACGAAATAGAGATACGGCGTTTTCGCCGGATGCGCTGCCGCCTTCAGCGACGCCTCGCCCGGT
This sequence is a window from Cronobacter sakazakii. Protein-coding genes within it:
- the tmk gene encoding dTMP kinase gives rise to the protein MSSKYIVIEGLEGAGKTTARNLVVETLKSLGVTDMTFTREPGGTVLAEKLRSLVLDIKSVGDEVITDNAEVLLFYAARVQLVETVIKPALARGEWVIGDRHDLSTQAYQGGGRGIDRQLLATLRQAVLGDFAPDLTLYLDVDPRIGLERARARGELDRIEQESLDFFNRTRARYLELAAADPRIITIDACQPLEAVSHDIRATVTRWVQEQQ